One segment of Paenibacillus sp. FSL R7-0337 DNA contains the following:
- a CDS encoding SRPBCC family protein: protein MATIQNSVWIHADRITVFERTNDIAHWTDLFTEYKETRVLEQGDAYIRFELTTHPEGNRPSRTWESERWLDRPNFRITARRLAPLLPFKHMNLEWLYEEKDEGTYMTWIQEFEVDPASGLTGDQVEAHLNRTTKEQMAAIKHNIEKQTVRS from the coding sequence GTGGCAACGATTCAGAACAGTGTCTGGATTCACGCAGACCGGATCACCGTATTTGAGCGGACGAATGATATTGCGCACTGGACAGATTTATTCACGGAATACAAGGAGACGCGGGTGCTGGAGCAAGGGGACGCCTACATCCGGTTTGAGCTGACGACACATCCCGAGGGGAACCGGCCTTCGCGCACATGGGAATCGGAACGCTGGCTGGACCGGCCGAACTTCCGGATTACGGCCAGACGCCTTGCGCCGCTGCTGCCGTTCAAGCATATGAATCTGGAATGGCTCTATGAGGAGAAGGACGAAGGGACGTACATGACCTGGATTCAGGAATTCGAGGTAGATCCGGCAAGCGGGCTGACCGGGGATCAGGTGGAAGCGCATCTGAACCGCACGACTAAGGAGCAGATGGCAGCGATCAAGCACAATATCGAGAAGCAAACGGTTCGGAGCTGA